The following proteins come from a genomic window of Companilactobacillus pabuli:
- a CDS encoding S-ribosylhomocysteine lyase has translation MAKVESFTLDHTKVKAPYVRLITEEHGAKGDAISNYDLRLVQPNENAIPTAGLHTIEHLLAGLLRDRLDGVIDCSPFGCRTGFHLITWGEHSTTEVAEALKGALTDIAENIEWKDVQGTDKYSCGNYRDHSLFSAKEWSKKILEEGISNDPYERHVI, from the coding sequence ATGGCTAAAGTTGAAAGTTTTACATTGGATCACACAAAGGTAAAGGCACCTTATGTTCGTTTGATTACTGAAGAACACGGAGCAAAGGGCGATGCAATTTCAAATTATGATTTGCGTCTAGTACAACCTAATGAGAATGCTATTCCTACTGCTGGTTTACATACAATTGAACATTTGTTAGCTGGACTTTTGAGAGATAGATTGGATGGCGTAATTGATTGTTCACCATTCGGTTGTCGTACAGGTTTTCATTTGATTACTTGGGGCGAACATTCAACTACTGAAGTAGCAGAAGCTTTGAAAGGTGCTTTGACAGATATTGCCGAAAATATTGAATGGAAAGACGTTCAAGGAACTGACAAATACAGTTGTGGTAACTATCGTGATCACTCATTGTTCTCAGCTAAGGAATGGTCAAAGAAGATT